The proteins below come from a single Oerskovia jenensis genomic window:
- a CDS encoding AbgT family transporter, whose protein sequence is MSDAAVVRRTPLERMLDGIERVGNKVPHPAIIFLGLIALIILLSHAFYLAGTSVTFDQAQVAEQVEPSGEELVGDAPYQSEDPQVEQVTVSVESLLSADGIRFIFTSPVENFNGFGVVGVIVVAMIGVGLAEEVGLIGAFIKRLVKVTPARFITLIVVFLGVLSSIATDAGYLVLIPLAAAVFHTLGRHPLAGLAAAFAGVGGGFGVNLLITPIDGMLAEITNESIADPAQHVSITGNLYFAIVSTLVVTLVATLVTEKFVEPRLGTYREDEAPAADDHDSGGAAAPAPSGELTTAEKRGLKWSGFGLIGVTALVLLLTLPSWGPLRNPETGSLIEGSPLMGSIIFLILIYFFVMGLCYGKGAGTITNSMDVINPMTKTIAGLSGLIFLLLIISQFIAYFNYSNLGTVAAVNMADALEQANLGTVPLIIGLIAMTAVIDIFIGGVVPKWAIFAPIFVPLFIQLGISPDLAVAAYRVGDSPINVATPLMPYFALIVIFAERYRKKVGVGSIISLMLPYTVALLLVWTALLVGWYLLGLPLGPGAEIYLQ, encoded by the coding sequence ATGTCGGATGCCGCGGTCGTACGCCGTACCCCCCTCGAGCGCATGCTCGACGGGATCGAGCGGGTCGGGAACAAGGTCCCGCACCCCGCCATCATCTTCCTGGGCCTCATCGCCCTGATCATCCTGCTCTCGCACGCCTTCTACCTCGCCGGGACCTCGGTCACGTTCGACCAGGCGCAGGTCGCCGAGCAGGTCGAGCCGAGCGGCGAGGAGCTCGTCGGGGACGCGCCCTACCAGAGCGAGGACCCGCAGGTCGAGCAGGTCACGGTCTCCGTGGAGTCCCTCCTGAGCGCCGACGGGATCCGGTTCATCTTCACGTCGCCCGTGGAGAACTTCAACGGGTTCGGGGTCGTCGGCGTGATCGTGGTCGCCATGATCGGCGTGGGCCTCGCCGAGGAGGTCGGCCTGATCGGCGCCTTCATCAAGCGCCTCGTCAAGGTCACCCCGGCGCGCTTCATCACGCTCATCGTGGTGTTCCTGGGTGTCCTGTCCTCGATCGCGACCGACGCCGGCTACCTGGTCCTCATCCCGCTGGCCGCGGCGGTGTTCCACACGCTCGGCCGACATCCGCTCGCGGGCCTGGCGGCCGCGTTCGCGGGCGTGGGCGGCGGGTTCGGCGTCAACCTGCTCATCACCCCGATCGACGGGATGCTCGCCGAGATCACCAACGAGTCGATCGCCGACCCCGCGCAGCACGTCTCGATCACGGGAAACCTCTACTTCGCGATCGTCTCGACCCTCGTGGTGACCCTGGTCGCGACGCTCGTGACCGAGAAGTTCGTCGAGCCACGCCTGGGCACCTACCGCGAGGACGAGGCCCCGGCGGCCGACGACCACGACTCGGGCGGCGCGGCAGCGCCCGCTCCGTCGGGCGAGCTGACCACCGCGGAGAAGCGTGGGCTCAAGTGGTCCGGGTTCGGCCTGATCGGCGTCACGGCGCTCGTGCTGCTGCTGACGCTCCCGTCCTGGGGACCGTTGCGCAACCCCGAGACCGGCAGCCTGATCGAGGGCTCGCCCCTCATGGGCAGCATCATCTTCCTGATCCTGATCTACTTCTTCGTCATGGGCCTGTGCTACGGCAAGGGCGCGGGGACGATCACGAACAGCATGGACGTCATCAACCCCATGACGAAGACCATCGCGGGCCTGTCCGGTCTGATCTTCCTGCTGCTGATCATCAGCCAGTTCATCGCCTACTTCAACTACTCGAACCTGGGCACGGTCGCTGCCGTCAACATGGCCGACGCCCTGGAGCAGGCGAACCTCGGGACGGTCCCCCTCATCATCGGGCTCATCGCGATGACGGCCGTGATCGACATCTTCATCGGCGGGGTCGTGCCCAAGTGGGCCATCTTCGCCCCGATCTTCGTACCGTTGTTCATCCAGCTCGGCATCTCGCCCGACCTCGCCGTCGCGGCCTACCGCGTGGGCGACTCCCCCATCAACGTGGCCACGCCGCTCATGCCGTACTTCGCGCTCATCGTCATCTTCGCCGAGCGGTACCGCAAGAAGGTCGGCGTGGGATCGATCATCTCGCTCATGCTGCCCTACACGGTCGCGCTCCTGCTCGTGTGGACGGCGCTGCTGGTCGGCTGGTACCTGCTGGGTCTCCCGCTGGGCCCGGGGGCGGAGATCTACCTGCAGTGA